From Bdellovibrio sp. KM01:
TTTGGATGAGGCAATGAATTATTTGATGAGAGAGGTGAGTAAAAGAATCGGTGAGAGAGTGGGACGCATAAATCAAATTTTCGGCGGCCCTTACAAGTGGTCGCTTATCAAGGATGATATCTATCTACACCATGCCTATAAATATATTTATAGAAACCCTGTCGATGCGGGAATGATTTCTAGAGTGGAAGAGTATCCATTTTCCACTTTAAGGGGGCTTTTGGGTTTAGATTACCTCCATATCCCCACTTATGATCCTTTAGATATAGGACGGGAGCTGAACTCCCAGCTTAATTGGTTGAACCAGGCCTATGCGCCGGACGAGCGTGAGACAATTAAGAAGGCTCTTTCAAAAAAAGAGTTCAGATTTACCCGCGACGATAAAACAAGAAAAATGCCAATAATTACAATTACTTAAGTAACTAATATTGACGCGACGAACCCCCAAAAGGTACGGCGTACCTCCGGGCTTTGGGCTAGTTTTGCACTTTTTTGAGACGTATCACTTTAGGAATTTTGAGACACACCGATCAGTAAGGGGAGAGATGAACTACCCAACGGCACCAGTAAGGTGCCTCGAGTTTCAAGGATCGAAACTCGGTAAATCTTCAAGGAGGAGGAATTATGGGTTTACGTATTAACACGAATACAGCTTCGTTGAATGCACAGAGAGTTCTGTGGGGCACGAAGATTGGTCTTGATAAGAGCATGGAAAAGCTTGCTTCAGGATTCCGTATCAACCGCGCTGGTGACGATGCAGCCGGCCTCGCGATTTCTGAGAACTTAAAAGCTCAGGTGCGCGGTCTAAAACAAGCATCACGAAATGCTCAAGACGGTATCTCCCTAGTCCAAGTGGCTGAGGGTTCGATGAATGAGATCTCTGGGATCTTGATTCGTTTAAGAGAATTGTCTGTACAAGCAGCTTCTGACACGGTCGGACCGACTGAACGTCAGTTCCTGAATGTGGAGTATGATCAATTGGTATCTGAGATCGATCGTATCGCAGAAGGTACAGAGTTCAACGGAACTCAACTTTTGGCGGGTGTCGGTTCTATCTTGGACTTCCAAGTAGGTACTAGAAATAATCCTGAAATCGACCGTATCTCTTTCGATGCTTCTAAAGCTGACGCAAACTCTGCGGCACTTGGTGTAAACTTGACGTCTGTAGCTGATAAAGCTTCTGCGCAAAATGCACTAGCAGCAATCGATACAGCAATCGTAAGCGTTTCCGCGATGAGAGCTGACTTCGGTGCGATCCAAAATCGTCTTCAATCAACTGTTTCGAATATCCAAGTTTCAGTTGAGAATATGTCAGCCGCTAACTCTCGTATCAGAGATGTGGATGTAGCTGAAGAGACATCTGAAATGACTAGAAATAATATCTTGTTGCAAGCAGGTACTAGCGTACTAGCACAAGCGAACCAACAAGCTAACGTAGCACTTGGACTCTTGAACAAATCTTTCCAAGGTTAATAGTCTGATGAACTTATCCTAACAAGGATGCTAGGGTAAGTTCCGACTCTGACCACGAAAGACCGGTTCCCGATCTTATCTTCAATGATCAAGATCACCCTCAAGAGAACTCTCATCTATGATGTAGAGTTCCGAGTGTAACAAGCCCGAAGCTCACTTTACGAGCTGACAATTGATCTCTGTTTCCTGCGACGTGCCCCCTACAGAAATGTGGGGGACCACATTTCCGAAAATGGAAAAGTCGACAATCGAAAATCGATTGGGACGGGGAGTTTCGATTTATACTTTCAACGAAGTCTTCGTTGAATTGCGACGTTCTTGTCGCTGATCTTTTCTGTGTGCCATGCACACTCGACATTGTTCTAAAAATTTCCCTTAGATAAAAATTAAAAAATTTGAATGAAACTGGACTCGAGTGACTTCATTTTTTTTCCGATGAGAATAGCGTCAGCTTTTCGCAAGCAGACAGATTATTAATTTAACAGACGCACGGATCGCGTCTTATGCCAATGGATGGCAACACTTCACGGAGGAAGAAACATGATACACGGAGGATAGAGTGGGATTAAGAATTGGTACAAACGTGTCAGCGTTGAATGCACAAAAAAACCTGTACATGACACGAATCAACGCAGATAGATCAATGGCAAGATTGGCTTCTGGACAAAGAATCAATCAGGCTGCAGACGATGCTGCGGGACTTGCGATCAGTGAGAATTTGAAGGGTCAAATTCGTGGTATGCGCCAAGCTAATAGAAATGCCAACGATGGTATCTCTTTGGTTCAGGTTGCAGAGGGTAGCTTGAATGAAGTTTCCAATATGCTTATCCGCTTGAGAGAGTTGGGTGTGCAGGCTTCATCTGACACTATTGGTAACACAGAAAGAAAGTTCCTGGATGTCGAGTATCAACAATTGAAGTCTGAGATTCAGCGTGTAACTGAATCTACGAAATTCAACGGATACGAGCTTCTGAACGGAACGGGCGGAATGATTGATATTCAAGTTGGTGTTAACAATGATCCATTCCAGGATCGTATTAGCTTCAACGCCGGTGCAGCGAATTCATCGCTGGACTCCTTGGGATTGACTGCGGAATCAGTTGGTACCAAAGAAGGCGCTCAAACGAGCTTGAGCTTAATCGATGGCGCTTTGACTTCGGTAAATGCGATTCGTGCGAACTTCGGTGCGCTACAAAATCGTCTGGTTTCAACATCCAATAACTTGTTGATCGCAGATGAAAACTTGTCAGCAGCGAACTCTCGAATCAGAGATACTGACGTGGCAGCAGAGACTTCTGAGATGACAAGAAATAACATCTTGTTGCAAGCAGGTGTGTCTGTATTGGGTCAGGCGAATCAGTCCCAACAATTGGCACTGAAGCTCTTGGGCTAATCGCTGTAAATAACGAAAGTTTCTATTAAACCCCCGGTGGTAAAAGCCTCCCGGGGGTTTGTTTTTTGTTTCAATTGATTTTCAAGACGCCAATTTTCGCAAAAAGTCAGAATAAACGGTTGCTTCATGGCTGCAAATTTGGAATTTAGAGCCATGAACAAAATCGCCGTAATTTTACTTAGCTGCCTGACTTCTTTTTCAGCATTTGGTTTCTGGGATTTGAACGACGTTTCTTACCTGATGCCTCTTCCCCGCAAAGTTGGCCAAGACCAACTTTTAAGCCTGAAATCAAACGGTGCGGGTGGGCCGATTCTGCCAGTTCGTTTTATGGATACGATTCCGCCACTTTCTCCGGTAATGACTCAAGATCAGACCAATGAAGCTTTGCGTGTGGTGGCAATGCGTATTGATCCTTGTTTCCCACTTCCCACTCCACAAAATTGTCAGCGCCAATTGCGTTTGGTGTGGCAACCTTTGGAAGATGGTCGTTTTAAATCTCAAACTGTCGATGCGGCTCTTCACTCTTTTTATGTTTTGACAGATGAAGAGTTCATTTCTTTGTTGAATGACCTGCAAAATTGGAAATTTAAGTACCAGATGAATACGACAGGATTGCCTTTGCAGGTTCATCCGGTATGGGCTCACGTTCAGGAAAATCACTCATCAATTGCGGATTTCAATAACATCGTTTTAAAGTATGCTGGATTGAAAAATCTTTCCCGCGTGACGGCGATGGTTCTGCGTGGTGCAGGTGACATGTGGGCGTTCGGTGGTTTTGACGTCAAGGGCGGTAAGCTTCAGATGTTCAAAATTCATCGCACAGATCGCGCGGCACAGGCCTTTATCAATCGCGCCGTGCCGGCAGACCACTTTGATCAGGGCATGATTTCTCCAGCGCCTGCGGGCGACGATACGATCAATAAGATCGTGGTAAATTCAGCGAATCTGCAAACAGGGAATGAAGACTTGATCCGTAAAGAAGTCTTTGCTGCCTATCGCATTGAAAATCCAAAAACCTTCCACGCAGAAAACATGGATTGTGTGAGTTGCCACGTGGCTCAGACGGCGCGCGAATGGGCTTTCAGAAAACGTGCTGACATCAATTATACAGATCTGTTTCAAGCGACAGCCTATCAAAATGCAAAATATAATATGCAGAACGTCACTCCAATTCTGGGTCATACACAGAACATTCGTGCGTTTGGATACTTCATCGAAAACGTAGCTATCAGCCAACGTGTGATTAATGAGTCTGCTGAAGTGGCAGATATCATAAATCAATTTGTCTCTTCCCAACGATAATTATCAGTCCAGTTTTAAGCTACATTGAAAGGCGACAGAAGTGTCGCCTTTTTCATGTCTTTCATCCACCGACTTGCGTCCCTCTCCTAGATAGTTCCGAATAAGAGCTACACAAAAAGTATATTTCCAATCAAGGAAGATAAAAGGAGAGATTCATGAAGAAGCTGCTCGTTGTATTAGCTGTAGGTTTAGCAGGAATGGTCGCGAAAGCGGAAACTGCAGATATGTCTATGATGACCGATGACGTATCGATGCAAGGTGGTCACACTTGGGTGTGTGGTATGCACTTTAAAGGTGTTTCGAAAGGTTTCAAAATCATCGCAGGTAAATTCAAAACAACTGCGTATGGTACTTTGAAATGTACTAGTTTCAACGGGACAAAATGGAGCCGTCCTGTGAAAATCACAATGGGCGCTCATTGTATTGGGCCTCAAGTGGGTCTTGGCTGGTTGAAATTCCACGGTATCGGTGGGGAGCTAAGTTTGTTCAACACCGATCCAGACGTAATCTTGGGCAAATACTTGGCAGTTAATGGTGACGCTGCTGTGATCATCGGTGCCGGTTCTTTCAGAGCAGTTAAAGTGGGTTGGCCACAACTTGCGATGAACATGTCTGTTAAATTGGATGCTGGTTTCGGTGCAACAGTTGGTCTTGACCACCTGTACATCTCTGAAAACGGTGGCGAAGTTATTGAACCACCAACTCCACACTAATCTTAGTAAGAGTAAAAATGAAAAGAGGATCTGTTTTGCAGATCCTCTTTTTTATTCGCTGATGGCTTCCGTGATATTTTCCCAAAGTACGGGATTTAAAAGCTCAGAACCAATCATCAGCACTGGTTCCGCGTCTTTCGCTTTACCGCGCTTAGCTTCTGTTGGTAGGTGGCCCGTTCCGCCGGTCTCGTTTAACCACGAACGACGTACTGACAAGGAATTCGAAACAAAGATATGTGGAAAGCGTTCCAATTCTTTTTTATTAGCGCGACCGTACTCAAAAGTACTCAAGACGGCATAGTTCTTGTTGCTTTCGATCAACTCCAGCTTTTGAAAGCCCAACTCCGTCAGGTATTTAAATTTTTGGCGCCCTGGAGATTTTGATGTGAAGATCAAATCCAAATTTCCCGAAAGAAAGTTGGCTTCAAGCTCATTCAAATCAAAAATATCCAGAGTAATCTTACTGACGCCGACTTCTTTAAAGCATTGACGGCAGGTGTTCATCGCAAAATCGGAAAGACCTTCCAACGTTCCAATGTGAAGTTCGCCTACCATTTGGTTATTGCTGATACCCTGAAGTTCCGTTTCCAGCCTGCGAATGGATTTTTCAAAAATTTCGGAAAGCTGAAAAGCGACTGCCGTCCAACCTGATTTTCTTTTCGCCGAGCGATCCAAAAGAACGATTTTAAGTTCGTCTTCGATTTTGGCAATAATTCTGGAAAGTTGTGGTTGGCTCAATCCCACATGAAGTGCGGCAGCGGAAAGATTCTTAAAGTTCACAGCTTTCGCTAAAATACTCATTTCATAATATAACTGCTGCATGTGAGTTCCTATGACTTCTTAATATAGTTAATGAAAGCAATAAATCCGATCCCCATCGCCAGGCCAAATCCAATAAAGCTCATGGTTGGAATGCCTGCGATATGGTTTTCTGTCGGATGAACGGAAATATAGGCGGAGCTTAAAATCAAAGAGCTGATAATCACGCCTAAGAATAAAAGATTAAAGGAAACCTCGATGGATTTCTTTAAGTCAGTGAGTTCCGCAACTTTTAAGCGGAAGGAGTGATCCGGACTATTAATTTTTCTAAAATAGAAATTCAACTGCCGCGGCAATGCGTTCAGGAAGCTGCGGGATTCGCGCGCAATTTGCGACATCTCATCCATCACTCTGGCTGGACCCAGTTGAGTTTTTGCCAGATCTCCAGCGAAAGCCAACGAGTACTGCAGGAAATCGAAATCTTTGTGAAGTTTTCGGCCAATACCTTCAATTGAAATAATAGATTTAAAGAACATCATAAGTTCCGTAGGAACTTTGATGTGATGTCTTGCTGCAATTCCTGATGATCTTAAAAGCAGTTTACCCAAATTAACGTTTTTAAGTGTCAATCCATAGTAAGGAGCGATTAGTTCGCGCAATTCCTTGGCGAATAGATCCACGTTCACCTGATCCGAGAAAGGAGCCAGGTCCACGTACTCAAACGCCAGGCGTTCGTAATCTTCAGTAGAAAGCGCCAAAAGCATATTGGCGATGGTCGCTTGAGTTCGTTTATTTAAACGACCCACGACACCGAAGTCGATCAGACCAATGTGATTGTCTGGCAGGATAAAGAAATTCCCGGCATGCAAATCACCATGGAAAAGCCCGTCTTCAAATACCATTTGCAGATAGGCTCCCAAAGCACGCTTGATCACCTCGTGGGAGTCGATACCTTCACGCATTGTGGGCTCTGCACTTAAGGGAACCCCAGGAAGAGCTTCCATAATTAGAACGCGCTCAGTGGAAAGATCTAAATGAACCCGTGGAATTTTAATCGTGGCATCGTCTTTAAAGTTTTCTTTGAAGCGGCGGATGTTATTTGCTTCCACGATAAAGTCCGTCTCAAGTTCCAGAGTTTTGAAATACTCTTGCACAATCGCTTGAGGATTAAAGGGACGACTTTCAGGAACGTAGGTTTCCAAAAGATCTGAAAGCAAATACAGTACATTCAAATCGTCATTAATCGTTTGAATAATGCCAGGGCGCTGAACTTTGATAACCACTTCTTCGCCAGTGGATAGGCGAGCTTTATGAACTTGAGCGATGCTGGCTGAACCCAGTGGTTCAGGGGCGATACTTGAAAAAGTCTTGTAAAGCATTTCACCGAATTCGTCTTTTAAGACACCCTCAATAACTGAAAAGGGCAACGGCTGGACACGGTCATGGAGTTTTTCGAATTCGTTGATATATGCTTCAGGAACCAAATCGGGACGAGTCGCTAAAAGTTGTCCCAGCTTTACGAAAGTGGGACCTAATTCTTCGAAGCTCATACGCATACGCTCTGGCATTGAATAGGTTTCAATGTCAGAGGATGCGTTCAGACGATCGATGATGAATCTACCGAGTTTTACCTTTTCCGCGACCTTGTGAAACCCGTGCTTTGCGAACACCCCGACTATCGTTCGAAGTCTGGCCGCGTTTTTTAGAGTCTTTCCGATTTGGCTTCCGGTCTTTAAGGCTGTCACTATTCTTCTCCGAGTTTTCGTCATTATCACGAAGTTTGCTTTGCTCGGCAAATAGCAATTTCTTACTTAACTTCGGTTTGTCCTGAGAATCTTCTCTGTTGGCTTTGCGTAACTCTGCCGGGCCCAGGATCATGCGGAGCAGACTCTCATCCGGTCCTTTTTTCTCTTGGCCCTCGTTAGCAGGACGGAATTGGAAAGCTTTCTGTTGCTTTTCTTCGCGTCCACCTTGCTCTTCACGTTTATCACCAAAGAAGCGTGATTTTTGATTTGGATTTCTATTTTCGGTCTGAGTCTTTTTAGGACCGCCACGTTCTTGATCGCGACGATTTTTTTGATCCTTATGACCTTTGCGATCTTCACGAACGCTGAAAGATTTTTCGTCCTTAGGTCCACGACGATCCGTCTGACGACGGTCATCACCACGACGGCGGTCTTCTCCGCCCCATTCGTTGTTTTGTTTTTCCTTCTTACGCAGACGATTTAGATACTTTTCTGCAGATTTAGCGGCAGGTGATTTACCTTCACCAGTTTCGTCGTCAAATTCTTCGGCCATTTCATCTTTAATTTCCATGCCGGCTTTAACAAAGTTAATTTGACCCAATTCAGGATCAGCTGCGGAAACTTGGATGCGGATGTTATCACCGATATTATAAGACATTCCTGAACGCTTCGCGATCAGGCGCAGGTTTTCTTCGTCGAACTCCCACTTGTCGTTGCCAAGATCATCGAGACGGACCAGTCCATCGATATCGTATTCACGTAGTAAGACAAAAATACCAAACTTGGCCACGGAACTGATCATGCCATCGAACTCTTGGCCCAGGAATTTTTCCATAAAACGGGCTTTTTTTATCGATTGAACCTGACGTTCTGCTTTTGTGGATCTTTGCTCGGCCGCTGATAAAATCGTTCCCGCTGACGCTAAATCATCTTCGCTCATCAAACGGTATTGATTGCTTTTCACCACTTGAGTTTTAAGCAGGCGATGGATGATCAAGTCAGGGTAACGACGGATCGGGGAGGTAAAGTGAGCATAGAATTCAAAGCCCAAACCAAAGTGGCCCACATTGTTCGGGCTGTATTTGGCTTGGCTCATCGATCTTAGTGTCAGAATATTTAGAATTTGGGCTTCGGGACGGTTTTCAAACTCTTCCAAAGCTTTCGTCAGACGTTTTTGCAATTTACCCTGACCCAGCTTCGTTTTACCACCGAAAGTTGCCATGTACTTTTCAAGAGTGCGAATGGCCATTTCATTTGGTGGTTCATGGATACGATAAAGAGCCGGAACGTTTTTCCCGTGAAGGAATTTTGCTACGCCAACGTTTGCAGCCAGCATCATCTCTTCAATCAGGCGATGGGCGAATAGACGTTCAGAACGTTGAATATCAATGGGTACACCCGCACCATCGATAACCAATTCGGTTTCAGGGATTTCAAGATCCAAAGAGCCTTCTTTAAATCTTTTCGCCATCAGAATCTTGGCAAGGTCGGCCAGGCGCAGAATATTGTCTTTTACATGGTTGAATTTTTCATCGCCATTGCCATCAATAACTTCTTGCGCTTGACCATAGGTCACGCGGGCTTTGCTTTCCATAACCGCTTCATAGAAATCGGATTTGGTCATTTCGCCGTTAAAATCGAATTGCATTTCCGCGACCATGCAAAGGCGGGGAACGTGCGGGTTCAATGAGCAAAGCCCGTTACTTAGGACTTCTGGAAGCATCGGTACCACAAAGTTCGGGAAGTAAACGGAAGTACCGCGCTCGTAAGCATCACGGTCAATGGCAGAGCCCGTTTGCACATAGTGACTGACATCGGCGATGGCTACGTAAAGAAGGAAGCCTTCGCTGTTCATTTCCACATAAACAGCGTCGTCGAAATCTTTTGCTGTTGCGCCGTCAATAGTAATCAAGTCAAGTCCGCGCAAATCTGTGCGGCCTTTATAATCTTTTTCTTCGGGAACTTCTTTAAAGCGTTTTGCTTCCTCTAAAGTATCTGCGGAAAATTCCTGAGGAATGTTAGAGGACAATATTACGCGTTTAATATCAGTTAAAGGATCTAAAGCGTCTCCAATGACAGAGGTCACTTTGCCGGTAAAGGACTTGCCGCTTTCAGGGTAAGTCAGAACTTCGGCTGCAACCAATTCCTTATCTTTTGCCTGCATGGAGTCTTCGATTTTGATCTTCAGATCCTGACCCCAGCCTTTGCCCTCATCGCGTAAGATTCCAATTTTATCGTTTAAGCGATAAAAGCGACCGACAAAAGTTTTTGTTCCTCTTTGAACGACACGAATGATTTCGCCACGGAAACGATCACTGTTTTTTTCAGGATAAACTTCGACGGTGACCTTATCGTTGGTCATCACGCCTTCCATAGAGTTGCGGGGAATATAAACGTCAGGGTGTTCCTTATCTTCTGGGATAAAGAAGCCGAAGCCATCTGGATGTCTTTTGATTGTGCCTGTAAGGATGGACTTTTTATGAGTGCTCAAGGTTGCTTCCTTTACTAAGAATTATGGTAGCACACTTGATGGGGATGTCGAAAAAAAAGGGACCCCGAGGGCCCCTTTTTGCGGGAATTAGAATTTTGCTAAAACACCCAGTGTTAACAGTTGGGCATTTTCGGTTGAATTGCCGTCGGTATCGGTGAAACATTTTTCATCGGCATGATCAGTACGGTATTCTACGTAAACGTTCAAGTTTGGATTCAACTCGATTTTGTCGTTCAAAGTCAGGGAATTAACTTTGTCAGCGTTTCCATATACAAGAGTATCAAATTCTCTTAAGTGCATCGCTCCACGCACCATTTCATAACGGGCCGAGAAGGAGTTATTCCAAAGTTTATAGTTTACAACAACGCCCAAGTCGTCAGACCAACCCGCAACATCATTGTCGGGCTTATAGGTTTTAGAGTCGTACATTGCTGCTATCATCCAAGAATCATTGATGCGGTAAGAAGCCCAAATGTTGCTGGAAGTGTTTTCAGCAGTGCCCGTTGTTGGAGAAAGGGCTGAGTCTTTACCGAAAAAGTATCCAGCAAACCATTGCAAGTTACCGAAAGCACCATTTGCAGAAAGCTCAGTAGTTTTTGTCGGTGTATAGTCGTCGCCGTATATATTGTATTTGGACTGGTTATAAGTGGAAACGGTCGCCGTCAACAGGTCACTCATCACGTATCTTGCACGCAAACCTTCGCCATATCCTGGTGTAATCCCCTGGAATGCAATGGAGTATCCGTAAAACAAGTTTTCAGATCTCAAAACAGATTCATAACCCATCGTCGTCAAGAACCGACCCGCGCCTATATATAGATTCGGAAGAGGTTTATAATACACCTCGACCTGGTCCACCATTCCAAGATTATTCGTGGACTTAACTTCTGAAGGCGTTGTCGCCGTCACATAAGTTGTTGGGGTGTAAACCAATCGAGCCAAAACATAAAACTGTTCTGTTTCTTTTTTTGCCAAGATTTGGCTGGTGTTAATTCTGTAAGTTTCATATGGAGCGGAGCCGGAAAATGGAACAGAAGTGGTGTCTGGTAAAAAGTTGTAATCGAATGCGATCTCACCATTCACTGTGATTCCACCAATATCAGCGGCATTCGCAAAGGAAGCAGCAAGAGTCATGAATGCCAGTATCTTGAAAATTCGCACCGGGTTCTCCTTTTTATGTTTTTTTTATTGGATTCGTTCACATCCGGTTTGTCATTTCTCTGCTGAGAGATAAGACCTAGGTCCAGTCAAATAACATATTCATGATGTGTTACTAGACCATCATCGAGGTTCTTAAGACTAGATTGGGATTTTGCGTCAATCAAAGTTGTTTTGGCCCTAAGTAAACATCAATTTCTATGTGGAAATCTTGAACATTGTTGAACGTGTGACTGAATCTTTCAGAACTATTTGTCTGCATAGAAATCGCTGCCAATGCGGATTTGCGTGGAGTGAGTTCGAAACTATTCTGAGGTCATTTTTTGAGAAACATAAAAATTTTGTTAATCGAAACTTTTTGATTTCGGCGAAGTAATTACTCCATTTTTTGTAGGATTCACGTGTTTCCCGGCATTTTTGTTGTTGATCTTGCCGAAGGTCCTATTTAGCATTTTTTTATAAACAAAGCTTTTAAACGATTTGAAAGTTCAAATTTGCAACGAAATTGAAAGGATGCATTTATGAAAAAACTTTTAGTATTAGCAGCGACTTTTGCAGCTAGCTCGGCTTTCGCAGGTGTTAAATTGGAAGTACGTTCTGACTACGTTAACACGGCAGACTACTCTGCAGCTAACGGAGCAAACGTAGCTGGTTCTTCTTTGTTCACTCCGAATGTAGCTCGTCTTTACTTGAACGGTAACGTTGGTGAAGCAGTTGTTGAATCTGCTTGGAACTTGCGTTCTTTCGAAGCGTTCGTAGATTCTACTGGCGACCTTCATAAAAACATGACTGTTGATAAATTCGTTGACCACCTTTGGGCTGGTAAAGGAATGGGCGCATGGATGTTCAAAGCTGGTAAGCTTGAAGTGAACACTGGTGGTTTCGAGCGTCAAAAAACTCTACACGGTGACACTTACCTTACTTCTATGGCGAACAGCGGCGTTGGTGCTAACTCAACTGCAACTTCTTCTGACGTAGCTCTTATCGCTAACCCAGAAAACTCTTCTGGTATCTCTGCTGGTTACACAATCACTGAGAACCATAAGTTGGAAGCTCAAGTAACTAACCAAACTAACACAACTACTGTTGATGGCGGCGTTCGTTCTACTGATAAACGTCACAACATGGGCTTGAACTACCTTGGTTCTTTCATCGACAAAATGTTGGTTCTTAACTTGAACTACACTTCTGGCGCTGGCGATGTAGTTGGTACTGGTCATGAGCAAAGCTTCACAGCTGCATCTCTTCGTGTAGCTCCAATGGCTGATTTGACTATCGACCTTGAGTACTTCGGTAACGTAGACAAAGCTACTACGACTGCAACTACTATCGAAAGAAAAACGAACTCAACTATCGTTGAAGCTCGTTACAACATCAACGGTTGGATCCCAGTTCTTAAGTACGAAATGTCTGAAAACAAATCAGACACTGCTTCTGAGCAATTCAAACGCGATGCTTTCGCAGTTGCTCTTGAGTACGTACCTAAAGCTGACGAAGCTTTCCGTTACCACGTAGCTTACACGTCTATCAAAGACAAAGATTTCTCAACTGCTGGTGATTCTACTAAAAACGTGATCACTGTTGGTTTCAAATACACTGGCGACATGGCTAAGTAATTTGATTCTCACAAGCTGAGATAAAAAAAGCCCAGGGCAACCTGGGCTTTTTTGCGTTTAGAATATGGAAAAACCGATTACTTGGATTTTGGCAAAGACTTGATGCTGGCATCCAAGATACTGGAAACATCTTTTGCATGCTTCATGTCAAACTTATTTTGAAGCGAAGTGTAGTCTGCTTCTGCAGCAAACAACGCCTGGCCACGGCTTACAGTTTGGTTGCCAACTTTTACTTCATCCAAGAATTTGGATTTTTCAGCCAGAACCATAATTTTTTCTCTGATTTCGCCAAGCTTTTCAGCTTTTGCCATTTCGGCTTCAGCAGTTTGTATTTTGCTGATTTGGTTCTCAATCATCGCAT
This genomic window contains:
- a CDS encoding transposase; amino-acid sequence: MAWLIMPRKKFQPNSEFPYHVRARTTNKDWFELPLDVVWSIFADYLHFLWRAYDVRIHSFVLMNNHFHMIVSTPDANLDEAMNYLMREVSKRIGERVGRINQIFGGPYKWSLIKDDIYLHHAYKYIYRNPVDAGMISRVEEYPFSTLRGLLGLDYLHIPTYDPLDIGRELNSQLNWLNQAYAPDERETIKKALSKKEFRFTRDDKTRKMPIITIT
- a CDS encoding flagellin, translated to MGLRINTNTASLNAQRVLWGTKIGLDKSMEKLASGFRINRAGDDAAGLAISENLKAQVRGLKQASRNAQDGISLVQVAEGSMNEISGILIRLRELSVQAASDTVGPTERQFLNVEYDQLVSEIDRIAEGTEFNGTQLLAGVGSILDFQVGTRNNPEIDRISFDASKADANSAALGVNLTSVADKASAQNALAAIDTAIVSVSAMRADFGAIQNRLQSTVSNIQVSVENMSAANSRIRDVDVAEETSEMTRNNILLQAGTSVLAQANQQANVALGLLNKSFQG
- a CDS encoding flagellin, with the translated sequence MGLRIGTNVSALNAQKNLYMTRINADRSMARLASGQRINQAADDAAGLAISENLKGQIRGMRQANRNANDGISLVQVAEGSLNEVSNMLIRLRELGVQASSDTIGNTERKFLDVEYQQLKSEIQRVTESTKFNGYELLNGTGGMIDIQVGVNNDPFQDRISFNAGAANSSLDSLGLTAESVGTKEGAQTSLSLIDGALTSVNAIRANFGALQNRLVSTSNNLLIADENLSAANSRIRDTDVAAETSEMTRNNILLQAGVSVLGQANQSQQLALKLLG
- a CDS encoding LysR family transcriptional regulator, yielding MQQLYYEMSILAKAVNFKNLSAAALHVGLSQPQLSRIIAKIEDELKIVLLDRSAKRKSGWTAVAFQLSEIFEKSIRRLETELQGISNNQMVGELHIGTLEGLSDFAMNTCRQCFKEVGVSKITLDIFDLNELEANFLSGNLDLIFTSKSPGRQKFKYLTELGFQKLELIESNKNYAVLSTFEYGRANKKELERFPHIFVSNSLSVRRSWLNETGGTGHLPTEAKRGKAKDAEPVLMIGSELLNPVLWENITEAISE
- a CDS encoding AarF/ABC1/UbiB kinase family protein; translated protein: MFAKHGFHKVAEKVKLGRFIIDRLNASSDIETYSMPERMRMSFEELGPTFVKLGQLLATRPDLVPEAYINEFEKLHDRVQPLPFSVIEGVLKDEFGEMLYKTFSSIAPEPLGSASIAQVHKARLSTGEEVVIKVQRPGIIQTINDDLNVLYLLSDLLETYVPESRPFNPQAIVQEYFKTLELETDFIVEANNIRRFKENFKDDATIKIPRVHLDLSTERVLIMEALPGVPLSAEPTMREGIDSHEVIKRALGAYLQMVFEDGLFHGDLHAGNFFILPDNHIGLIDFGVVGRLNKRTQATIANMLLALSTEDYERLAFEYVDLAPFSDQVNVDLFAKELRELIAPYYGLTLKNVNLGKLLLRSSGIAARHHIKVPTELMMFFKSIISIEGIGRKLHKDFDFLQYSLAFAGDLAKTQLGPARVMDEMSQIARESRSFLNALPRQLNFYFRKINSPDHSFRLKVAELTDLKKSIEVSFNLLFLGVIISSLILSSAYISVHPTENHIAGIPTMSFIGFGLAMGIGFIAFINYIKKS
- the rnr gene encoding ribonuclease R; the protein is MSTHKKSILTGTIKRHPDGFGFFIPEDKEHPDVYIPRNSMEGVMTNDKVTVEVYPEKNSDRFRGEIIRVVQRGTKTFVGRFYRLNDKIGILRDEGKGWGQDLKIKIEDSMQAKDKELVAAEVLTYPESGKSFTGKVTSVIGDALDPLTDIKRVILSSNIPQEFSADTLEEAKRFKEVPEEKDYKGRTDLRGLDLITIDGATAKDFDDAVYVEMNSEGFLLYVAIADVSHYVQTGSAIDRDAYERGTSVYFPNFVVPMLPEVLSNGLCSLNPHVPRLCMVAEMQFDFNGEMTKSDFYEAVMESKARVTYGQAQEVIDGNGDEKFNHVKDNILRLADLAKILMAKRFKEGSLDLEIPETELVIDGAGVPIDIQRSERLFAHRLIEEMMLAANVGVAKFLHGKNVPALYRIHEPPNEMAIRTLEKYMATFGGKTKLGQGKLQKRLTKALEEFENRPEAQILNILTLRSMSQAKYSPNNVGHFGLGFEFYAHFTSPIRRYPDLIIHRLLKTQVVKSNQYRLMSEDDLASAGTILSAAEQRSTKAERQVQSIKKARFMEKFLGQEFDGMISSVAKFGIFVLLREYDIDGLVRLDDLGNDKWEFDEENLRLIAKRSGMSYNIGDNIRIQVSAADPELGQINFVKAGMEIKDEMAEEFDDETGEGKSPAAKSAEKYLNRLRKKEKQNNEWGGEDRRRGDDRRQTDRRGPKDEKSFSVREDRKGHKDQKNRRDQERGGPKKTQTENRNPNQKSRFFGDKREEQGGREEKQQKAFQFRPANEGQEKKGPDESLLRMILGPAELRKANREDSQDKPKLSKKLLFAEQSKLRDNDENSEKNSDSLKDRKPNRKDSKKRGQTSNDSRGVRKARVSQGRGKGKTR
- a CDS encoding outer membrane beta-barrel protein, encoding MRIFKILAFMTLAASFANAADIGGITVNGEIAFDYNFLPDTTSVPFSGSAPYETYRINTSQILAKKETEQFYVLARLVYTPTTYVTATTPSEVKSTNNLGMVDQVEVYYKPLPNLYIGAGRFLTTMGYESVLRSENLFYGYSIAFQGITPGYGEGLRARYVMSDLLTATVSTYNQSKYNIYGDDYTPTKTTELSANGAFGNLQWFAGYFFGKDSALSPTTGTAENTSSNIWASYRINDSWMIAAMYDSKTYKPDNDVAGWSDDLGVVVNYKLWNNSFSARYEMVRGAMHLREFDTLVYGNADKVNSLTLNDKIELNPNLNVYVEYRTDHADEKCFTDTDGNSTENAQLLTLGVLAKF